CAACAGAAGCACCGCCTCCAGCAACAAGAGTCCAGATAGTACCCTTAGGGTTAAGGATTGTTAACTTAAGGGAAGCACCAGTCTTGGAATCTAATTCAGCAATGTAGGCCTCTTCCTTAGACAACTCACGACCAAAAGGAGCAGGGAAAACCATTGGTGGACCAGCATCAATGTTAACCTTTCCAGAGGCAGAAGTGGAGTTGACGACTTGAccaagagcagcaggagaTCTGGCAATAGCCCACTTAGGACCACACTCGAACTCGGCAGTTTGATCTAATTTACCAGCCAAATCAAGGTAGTGCACCTCAACACCGTTGGCAGTAGGGATAACAACAAGAGGGTTAATCTCGAGGTAAGTGAACTGTAATTCAACGTAGACAGCATAAAGTCTGTTGACGAAATCAACCAAGGTTTGGTGTTGAGATTCGGGACACTTGGAGAAAAGGGACTTGATAATGGTCTCATTAGAAGGATATTCATTCTCAATGTCAACAGGAATCAGGATCTTAGAAGCCTTGGCATCAACATCACCGACATCAACACCACCCTCATGGTAGAACAAAATATAGTCACCCTCTCTAACTGAGTGGATGTTAATATAGTATTCGTGTTGTTGCTCATGAGGCACAAAAGGCTCAACGAGGAAGGTTCTTAAAATTCCGTCAATATGTTCGACCTGGACAGTACGAGCAGCTCTCTCGGCAATCCAAGCCTTGGACTCTTCCCAAGTCTTGTTAAGAGCCAAGAGACCGGACTTTCCTCTTCTCTTGATCAATTGATCTGGCTTGGCGACAAACTTGGCGCCAGGTGAAAGCAACCAGGGGTATGTCTTTTCAGCCTCAGCTAAAACCTCATCAATTGACTCAACAGATGGGAAAGTGAGCGAAGCCAACTTGGGAGTGGAACTTTGAAAGCTGGTCTTGGGCTCTGATTCGGAGTAGACGGGTGATTTGGGGAGAAAGTAGGCAAGAAGGGCCTTTCCGTCGGCTTCGTGAATTGATTTAGCAGAcatggttttttttttggtaatatcaaatcaaatactCAATTGCAAACAGGTTCTATCAGAATTGCCAATTGCtatttttcagtttatttttttttattggtAACAGATGTAATTATGTTCccacgaaaaaaaaacgtAAATGCGATATGTATTTTTCTCGGTACTGAAAAACACCAGATGACGCTccctgtatatatatagacgAAATCAATCTGGGCTATGTCGTGCGGTATGGTGGTGAGTCTACCGCTGTATGCAAGGGCGCGTTAGGGGCGTATGTCAGTCAGCCTATCTTTTAGGATATATAACCTGTCAAATTATGTCCCAACTATTCTCGCTGATAGTTCAGCCGTGATCTCGCCAGGCCATTCTGGGCCCCCAGCCTGCAATCCCTGCCAAATTTCTCCCCCTGCCCACGAATTTGGCTGCTTTTACTAGTAAATGTTGGGAGTTGGGCCTGCATTGGTGGTGTCCCAACCTCTCTGGTAGGTTCTACCCCTCGCGCGGCTGCTGACCGTCCTGCGGTATATGAACTCCCACCCCGAGGCCACCCACGGAGGCATGCTAGTACTATTTGTGAGGGTCTATCAAAATGTCGAGCTCAGAATGCACGCTAACCAGGGCTAATCAGGCCGTTAGCGGAGCTCACCCGGTGAAACTTAAAACGGGCTATAGAGCTAAAGCGATTTAAGAAAGGGCCATTTTTGGGAGTAATATATTCATAGACATTATTTGTCTTGACATGTAAATTATAGGGTTCTTTGAGTGGGGCTTTGGCTCTGGAACTGAACTGCAATGCCGGCTGTTCAGAGAAAATGGGGTAATTCAAGCCCATTAAGCGGTAAAgaccccctgaaatttcagcaTCCCCCGATGCATCTTCACTGGTACTAATTTTTGTTGACTCGCCCTCAACACATGCATGTAAGCGCACAATGCGGGGCCAAATTTCCCCAACCGGCTTTCCCGTCAGTAGCATGTTGGAAGTTTGTATTGCATATCAATGCAGCTCTTGGGGAGTTTATCCGGGCTGCCAAGCTGTGAGATAACTGGGTCACTCCACTAGTATTGTATCTAGAGCTGCTTTTGAGATGTCTTTGGCTGCCGTAATGCTCGTCTGCTACTAGGAGGTTTATCTTAGAACCAATTTGGTAGATAACAGATATGTGGTTTTGCTTATCTGCATTTGCTAGAGAATTCCCCCATCAGAGCAGAGCAGCATAATCTAACTAGTACTTGTAGGAAGAAGTTGTTGGTATTTAAGGTCGGCTTCGAGGTTGGCTTCTGTCAAGTCGATCACTTTTTGTACTTTTTTACCCTTCCGTGGTTAATTTATTAGTTGAGCAGTAAAAATTTGGGAGGGTGCGAAAAAAATAtcccaaaaaaattgaataattacagcaccttctgttcacgcctggtctcccacggcattactgatcaaggctcttagaggcttgaatatgattgatcggacgggaaatcttattttactcTAGATATGGCCGTAACTGAACTTCTTCTTAACGCCCTGGCTAGAATGTGATAGGACTAGTCCTTTTTTTCCGTAACAATTCCTTATAAAATCGTCTACATATCATGTTAATGGATCTGCAAAGACCAGAAAACAATACGCCTTTGAGAAGTctctaataataaataaattatataaataaatatgtacAGTATTGGTGATATTACACAGAAAGCTCACCCTTTCTTTTTTCGTCCTTCAGATTCAAATCCATATCCATCTCGTCTTTGTTATCATCCTCATGTTTGTCCGCAATAGCGCGGTCAGTCTCATCATCATGGCCCTCTATATCTGGGGGGATGATTTGCATTTGAACAGAAGGCGCTCCATTTAGGAACCTAAGCTGCTCCAGCACTTGAGTTTTGACTGATTCGAGGTATTTCCGagtatttttgttttcaagctTGCCTGATAGGTTTGGATGGAGGTTGTAATCCGGAGCAAAATATTTGATCATAGGTAAACTCTGAGGAAGGCGTGAGTCCAGTTCAACGTCTAAACAGATCGATGTTTCATACGCCCATAATCTGGAAACATTTCTCGGCGTATaacctcctccaccaaGAACTAACAATGGAATACCAAACGATCGTGTGAACCTTACACATTCACCATGAGCCTTAGTATTAAGATTAAAACAACCCAATCGATCACATCCTAGTGAGTCTGCTCCACACTGAAGCACTATGGCACCAGGTTGGAAGGCGGTAAGCACAGGCTCCAATATCGATTTGAACAGCCTAATATAAGATTCATCGTCAATACCATCTTGTAGAGGAACATTCAATGAGTAGTGCTTTCCATTTCCTGCTCCAATTTCATCGTAATTACCTGTACCAGGAAAGTATTCACCATTGTATTTGTGCAGCGATAAAGTCATAACTCGGTCGGAAGCATAAAATGCTTCTTGAACACCGTCTCCATGATGGACATCAATATCGATGTAAAGAACTCTTGCATGATATCGTAGCAAGTTCAATATACTCAATACGATGTCATTAACATAGCAAAACCCTGAAGCTTCAAATTTTTTGGCATGGTGCAAACCACCAGACCAATTTATTGCGATATCGCTTTGACCACTAATCAATTTCCTTGACGCATCCAAAGAGGCACCAGCATATATAGTTGAGTAATCATACAGGCCGTCAAATATAGGGCAATCATCTCCAATATTAAATTTGGAGAACACATTAGTAAACTCCTTGATATTATCTGGAGTAACTCTTTGCAAGAAGTCGACATATTCGTCAGCATGGAATGACAATATTTCATCTTTAGTGGCTCTTCTCGGCTTGTATAAATCCATCCTCTCGTGTAAACCATACGACAAAACTAAATGATCTGTCAGCATCAGTCTAAACGGTTTCATAGGGTGCCTCGCTCCGAAGTGAAACCGCGAAACGTCTTCATTAAAATGATACGAGACATTAGGTTTTATTGGTGACGTAAAATCCTCATACAGAGGGGTGTTTTGCGTTGTTTTAGTATCATATGTTAACGTCGGTTCCCAGGTTTCCACTACCATTTTGAACTAACGAGGTGCTCCTTTGAAAGAAGTCGTTAGTAATTATTAAAGTGGATGTACAAAGGATGGGCAGATAATCATATATTTCATATCTGAGCCGCACCACCTGAACATTAAAGCCGCATCAAACGACCTACCAGTGTCTTCGCGAGTCCTGATTAATAAGATCCTTCTCgaaaaaaatttatatTCGATTAATCTACTTTTATATAATGGAACAACTTTTTTCGCATAAATGTGGTTCTAAGCagttaaataaatacagcACTCAACCGAAATCTCCAGCACACAATTCTATCTAATGAactaaatatttattaattttaataaaattaatttaaatTTTAATTATAAAAACTTCTTGAGATGGACACCGCGTGACTCAATTTCTTTGGACCCGCCGGAAATACTGGTCGGATCTCGGTGATTGGTCTGCGTAGAAGATGGGGTTAATATAAACACTCATACAGATATGTTCCTATGTACCCCATGTAAAGTGTAGCTATTGATTACCCCCAATGTCGAAGATGGTGCGAGTTCTTGACCCTGGCTTTTAAAGGAATAATGCATTTAAATAAGCCACTGCTCTTCCGTCTATAATCTTTGGGCCTAGCCAGATTATACGCGACTAATTTGTTACCCGGCTGGTAGATGCACCTCTCGTGTTTGCATCGTGAGGTAATTAAGACGCGTATCATAAATTGACGTTGTTCCTCAACTCAGAATCAGTTCAAAGGCCAAAATGCATATTAAACAGGTAAGATGCGAATTGGAAATCAGAATATTTTGGTCGTGATCTAACTACTTAAAGATAAGAATCCAGGGGTTTCGAACGTATAAGGCAGAAACTGAGGCAGAGGATTTGAGTCCTCACCACAATGTTGTTGTGGGCAGAAATGGTTCAGGCAAGAGTAATTTTTTCGAAGGTAAGCTGTGTTTTTATAAGGTTAAACGCAATTGCATTGTGTTTTACTAACATGACAAAATAGCCATACAATTTGTTCTTGGTGATAAGCACAAGCATCTTGGTGCTCGTGAAGAGAGGTTAAAACTCCTTCACCAAGGTCCAGGTAGACCCATTATGAGTGCTTTTGTGGAAATTATCCTTGACAATACCGATAGGAGATTTACATCAATAGACAATGCAGAGGTCAAAATTCGAAGAACGGTTGGTCTGAAGAAAGATGAATATTCCATCAATAGTAGAAGTATCACTCGGCAAGAGATTCTTAACCTGCTTGAAAGTGCTGGATTCTCTCAATCAAACCCTTATTATATTGTTCCTCAAGGTAGAATTACTGCATTAACAAATGCGTCGAAAACAGAACGATTGAAAGTTCTCAAAGATGTAGCTGGTACAGAAGTATACGATAGAAAGAAGGAAGAGTCTACCAAGATTTTGGAAGATACAGAAAGAAACCGAGAAAAAATCAGTGAGACTTTGGTTCAAATTAACCAACGATTAGAGGAGTTAAAGGAGGAAAAGGAAGAGTTATCTGCTTATCAGAAGtttgaaactgaaaaacGTAGCTTGGATCATGTTGTGTACAACCGAGAGTTGGAAGTAATAAACAGCAGTATTGAGCGATTAATGGAGAGCGGTATGGATGGCCGTGAAGCTGTTGCCACTGAGACTGAGAAATTTGGACTGCTGGAAGATAACCTCAAAAACGCTGAGGAAGGTATCACCCGAGCAGATGAGCAGATTCAGATTTTAGAACGAGAAAAAGCTGAGTTAGAAGAAGATCTAGATGAAATTATTACCTCGCATGCAAAGGCTGAACTCAAATTATCTGAAattcaagaaaacaaagcCCAAATCAAGCAACGTCGACTAGAGCGCGAGCAAGAGAGTGCAGAACTGTCTGAAGAGATCAAAATTAAAGAGTCAGAATTGTTAGAGATAATTCCAAGATTTGACAAATTAAAGCAGGAAGAACAACAGCTTCGTGAGTTGGTAGAATCCCTGGAAGCTCGCCGAGACAGACTCGAGTTGAAGAGGGGCCAAAACTCGAAATTTTCTTCAAAGGGCGAACGTGATAGATGGTTACAGGCTCAGATCGCTGATGTGGAAGCAACTATTGCTGCTAGGAATACTGCTATTAGCGAGCTTCAATTAGAggttgttgagcttgaaaagCAACTGCATCAGGCATCAGAGGGTGTTCTTTCTCAAAGGCAGGGTTTAGATTCAGCTAGCGAGATGCATGGCTCTGCCCGGCGACTGGAgacagaagcagcacttgATAAAGAACGTTTGCTAGATGAACGTAAGGGCTTATGGCGTGAGGAGAGCCGCTTAGAAATTGCTTTGGACAATGCTCAGCAGAAGCTTGACAAAGCTCAACAACGTCTATCAGGAACTATGAGTAGGGACAACTACTTAGGACTCAaggcagttgaagaaatcgCCCGCGAATTGAATGTCAAAGGATATTACGGAAAATTGTCTGATGTTATATCAGTCTCCGACGACTTTAAGCTCGCTGTTGAGCGCACAGCTGGATCAAGTCTTTTTCACGTTATTGTAGATACAGATGAAACCGCTACTTTTTTGGTAAGCGAGTTATCTCGCCGAAAAGCAGGCAGAGTTACATTCATGCCTCTTAATAGGTTAACACCTTCCAATCATGTATATCCGGACTCGAATGAAACGACACCACTCATTTCTCGTATTCAGTATGATCCAAAGTTTGAGCCTGCTATTCAGCAGACATTTGGTAACATGCTTGTGTGCTCTACACTAGAGGTATGTAACCAATTCATGCACTCGCACAGATTGAACACAATTACTATTGATGGTGATCGAGTTGATTCGAAGGGTGTAATGACAGGAGGTTACCATAACCCCAAGAACTCCCGGCTAGATGCTTTACGGCTTGTGTCTGCTGCTCAAGAGGAAGTCAATAGGCTTAACAACGAGTTGATTGTCATCAAGAATAACATCACGATGAAGGATCAACAAATCACTCATGCAATGGGCGAAGCAACTCGGGTTGCTAATGAACGCGCCCAGATTCAAAGTAAAGCCAGGGCTTTTGAAGAAACCATTAGAACGGCAGTGGCAGAGGAATTAAGACTCAAGGCTTTAATTGCTGCTAAGAAAGAAGATTTGGTGGATAGAAATGGTAACTTGAAATCACTGATTGAGCAGCGCACCTCTTACGTTGAAGATTTGAAGACGCCTTTCAATAATAATCTTTCTTCAGAGGAGATTCAAGAATTGAATACGATTGGTGACAGGATCCGCTTTTCAAGGCGTCAATACCAACAGGCAAGCTCAGAACGGTCCAGGCTTGGCGAGCAGCGTGCACTACTAGAATCTGATCTTCAAGATAACTTATATGTGCGGAATGATCAGATCAAGACCAATAATATTGAGTTCTTAGAGAACAATGGGGACGACGCAGAAGCTGTTTTAATTGAGATTCAAACTCAAGTCAAAAAGCTTACAAAGGAGAAGGCCACGATGGAGAAGAAATTGTCCCAGGTGGATCATAATCTAGAGGCCTTATTTAAGGAGAAGAATGCTCATGCAGCCTCATTGGCTCAGATAGAAGAGGATCAAACGAAACTAGCACAGCACATTGAACAGCTACAGAAAAATGCCGACAAAGATGTTGCCAAGAGAGCACGTCTACAATCCCGTAAGGATATTCTCCATAGCAAGATCCGAGCTTTAGGAACCTTACCAGAATCGGTTAATGAGTTTGTGAATATGGATGCCAATCAGATCGTGGAACGACAGCGCGAAGTCACAGAACAACTCAAAAAGTACGTCCACGTCAACAAGCGGGCAGCCGAGCAATACCGAGATTCGTTAGAGAAACAGACGCATCTGATTGTTCGAGAAAGGGAGTTATCAGAAGCTTTGACGTCGATTAGGGAACTCATCCAGACACTTGACCGTCGTAAAGACGAAGCAATCAACCGAACTTTTAAGCAAGTTGATATTGCAttttctgaaatatttcaacagCTTGTCCCTGATGGAATCGGGAGATTGGTCATTCAAAGAAAACCTGCTACAACTGGAAATAGAATCGATTATACAGGTGTGGACATCGATGTGTCTTTCAACAGTCGTAACAACGAGCAGCAAGCTGTTAGTCAATTATCTGGTGGGCAGAAGTCGCTTTGTGCGCTGACTTTGATTTTCGCTATTCAGCGTTGTGACCCAGCACCTTTCTATTTATTCGATGAGATTGATGCTAATCTAGACACTCAATACCGAACGGCAGTTGCTCATATGTTAAAAGAACAGGCCAAAGATGCACAATATATTTGTACAACGTTCCGGCCTGAGATGCTTACAGTAGCTGACAAATTTTACGGAGTTGTTTACAAAGATAAGATGTCTACAATTGCACCTATTAGCGCGAGTGATGCCATGTCATTTATTGAGAGTGCCGCTCAATAAAGCTCATTTTACGATAAGAtgatttaatatttaatttaatatatAGTAGATGAATAAATGACTAAGATTTAATATTGACCGCACCAAAAAAATGCCAGCTTATACACcgacaacaaaaaaagcaGTCAATATAATGCAGTTAAAAAAGCAAGACAAAAAGCGGAACACAGAAAACGCAAAATCAGattaataaaaaacaatcaAGACAAAAAACAAGGATATCATAAGCAAGAATAAGTCAAAGCTTGCTGTCACTTTAAGGAGAAGAGGCTACCGAGTTGTCACCGTCGTATGAAATGTGGAATTGACTAAGTAAATTCTTGGCGGCAATCTCACCACTTCCAAAGGCTCCATGAACACATCCATTCCCGAGCATAGAACAGTGCTCTCCAGCAAACTGGATCCGAGAGTCATGGTTCTGGTCTAGGAAGTCCATAAACAAATCCGGTTCATCGCCAACCTTGGCGGCACTATAAGTACCAAAACCAGCGTACTTATCTTTGGTCCACTGGGTTATTTCCAAACTAACAAGGTTTGGAAGGTCCTTATAAGGCTCGGTACGAATCACTTTAAACAACGGTTCGAAGAAACTGTaaatttcttcatcagtcaTAGCTTCAAGTTCTCTTGTAAGTGGGTCAGCAGTTTGAATGCAAAGTTCTTTGAGGCCGCCAGCAACCACGTATAAGTTATTAATAACAAAGGCGTTATTTAATACAGGGTGCTCTTTATTGAGCATGTCATCAGGAGATGGATAGAACACAATTTGGTCACGCTCCTTGGGCCAAAAGACGTCATCAAATTCGAAGAAGATCTTTCCCAACGCACCGTATGAATACCTATCAAGAGCTTCATCAAAGGTTTGAGGCATTGGTGGAGTAAACGAGATCATGCGCTCTTTCAATACACCAAGAGGAACAGTGACGATGACAGCATCTGCATCAAAGCGGAATGTTTGACCGTTTTGGATAGCACTGACAGTTACTTTACCGTCGTCTTCAGTATTCACATCTTGTACTTCGACACCGAGAAGGATTTGACCGTCCCTCAAAAGGGGTTTGGAGTAATAGTTCACAATGGTGTCGTAGCCACCAGTAACGTATAAGTTACGTTCTTGGACATAATAAGAGAGGTGCTTAGATGAAGCGATATCAGAATTAATAGAAATCCATAATTCCACCTCACGCAAAGCTTGGGGAGCccatcttctttcttctttgctcAAAAGTTCATGATCCCTGACATATTCTCGGATAAATTCCTGGGCAGGACGGTCGGGTGTATCTGGATTGGTTGTATATAACCATTCAGCATAATCAACCCACTCTTCACAGACCTTTTTAGCCTTGAACTGAGAAGAAGCAGGGCCCCAGGGGGTATAGTAGAGAGGAGCACCATCATCATAGTAATAGTTTATTCCCAATTTCGAGATCAAACTAACCAGCTTGTTCTGCACAGTTTCGTGCATCCAAGCAGCACCAATTTCACGAGGAGGTTTACCAGGTTGTCTACTAGTGAACATACGTCCACCAATACGATCATGACGAGCTTCTAGGATAACAACATCAACGCCATGACGTTTGAGGACAGAAGCGGCACGCAAACCAGAGATACCAGCGCCAATGACAATCACACGATTGGCACCAGGACCTGGAGGGCCATTCAAAGATAAGGATGATAACGAACTAGCGGCAGTATCGCAGAGTTCATCAATAGAGGGTGACATTTCAATATTATTACGGTGGTGGTTAGAATAAGAAGAGCCATAAGAAGACATAGACAATGAACGTTTGTTGCCAGAGGATGGAACACCCATAGGTTGACTGGCAGTTCTTTCAACATTGTCGTTGTACGACTGAGACTTATCAGATCTATTTACATTACTGCTTacaccaccaccgctaCTACTATTACTCTCTGATCCCtcgtcatcaccaccagattCCATGAGGTCACTCATAGAAAATGATTTTTGTGAGGAAAACGACTGTCTACTGTTGTACGAAATTGTGGGCAGTATTGGTAAGAAAGAAAGCTAATAGAAAGCTCTCTTTAATAAGAGTTgataaaagaaaataaaataaaataataaaaaaagttgTTGATCAGATAATGCCTGATAAACTAAAAATTTGTTATCGCCTTGGTTCCCGATGTAAGATAATGTTGGGAGGAAACAAATAAACGTACCAAGTTGGGGGTAAGGGGGGTCTATATAGACTTGGGAGTAAGCATTGcctctctttttttgtttcagtTTTTTACCCTGCATATCTCGGGATCTGATTTGATCTGTCGGAAAAGCGAGGGCGATAGAAGGAATTGAGAAACAGGAAGCGGGATCTGTATGGCTATCATGCTTGATCACTAAGACACCAGACATGTACGATGATGTACTTGGCAAGGTCCACAAAAATACATattttcttgatctcgAGCGAGCCCCTCAAAATAATCAACTTATAATtatgaaataaatagtagACTCGAggatttttctttttgtttctgtttctgttttctAGGGATTTTTGAGAGAAGGTGGGTTTTTCACGGTAAATACCTGATTCTTTGGACCCCTATTTACGGTGATGATCGCCTAGGTTATTTTTCCATGGCTCAGCTCCCAGCTAGTGAACAAGAAGATAACACTAAACAACTGGGAATACccctcttttttttgtacaATGTTTTAGTCAGAAGGGCCTTTTGTTCCGAATGTTCTAGGCCATAGCTCCCGCTGACTCACCCTGATGAGCGGTCTTCTCTGTGTAACTAATAGTCTGGAGTAAGTAATAGACTTCCTCTGTCAGTGTAACTAATAGTCCGAGTAACTAATAGTCTTCCTCTGCCAGTGTAACTAATAGTCCGAGTAACTAATAGTCTGATGAGTGGGGTTGATCTGGCATAGTTGTCCAtgattggtggtggtggtgccgtGTGTTCTTATTGTTATGTCCAGTAATAGCCGCCCATTGGTCCGTCGGCAATCCGACCGGGTACTTGATAAGACATTCtcaaattaaaaaatatttggaaCTGAGCTGTAAAACtatcaaatatataaaaaaagataCTATAGAAATAGAGATTCATTTTTTCGATAGTGTGCTATCCATATTTTAGCCGCTAGCACGCTAGTAATGCTTTGAGTCCTCGATGTTGACAATTAAACGGTTGTTCTGCCCCCTCTTTTGTGCCCCTCCCCTCACTGCAAGGATAAGCAAATAGAGGGGATAGAGGGGGGGTATAATACATAAGATAGAGAGAGCGTCGACCCGCTATGCTCTACAAACATATGCTTAGATAATGGCCAAGTTTGCCGCCGTTCCAGACTCATGCAACAGTATACATAAGTTCAAGGATGCTGTTGCCTGTTCTGACAGAAGCCCATTAGCTTATCTTCTTGGCATCCAGGGGGTAGTGGGTTGATGAAACGGCTTACATGCAGGACAGAACGGACCCAATGGCCCCGGTGGTTGATTTCGTCGCTGTTACCTTATGCTCTCCATGTCtttttaaataataaatttcTAATGTTTTTCTCAAGTGGGCTGTCACTTGCCTGCTTAAGTTAATATTTCCTTTAATACTGCGAAGCTCATAATACAAggataataaatataccaCTAAAACAGTTAAAGTAGTGTACCTTTCGGATCTAATATTCGAATTCAActtcaagaaaatgatgcCAAATAATCTACCTCTCATGTCAATCATATACTCCTGTAAGCTGCAGTTTACTACATTATCAGAAGTTCGATAGACCTATCGCATAGTGACATGCTGTGTATATGCGTCAGTGTGCTTAACCGTTTTAAATTGCCGCTGAAGACGGTCTCCGATAGTCAATCACACACATGATCTTCTCCCCGCCTTAACCGGTTCCGTTTGCCAAACCGGCTAGCTTGCTTAGCTAGTCTATGTCATCCTATTTGGGATTAGCCAGTGATAAGCTATCTTGCATGGCTAAACGACTTACATCAAGCATTGACCAACCGACCAAGATACTTATATACTGCAAGAGCCTTCAGTGAAATCAGTTCTTGTAATTTACTGTTCACCCACGTCCAGTTCTTATCTCCAAAGAGAGAATATTTACATGCTGCATCCAGAGTTGACGGTTAACCTAGTATTACAACCTACCTACAAAAAAAGACCCTGGTCAAATATCACAAACGACTAC
The Sugiyamaella lignohabitans strain CBS 10342 chromosome A, complete sequence genome window above contains:
- the FMS1 gene encoding polyamine oxidase (Polyamine oxidase; converts spermine to spermidine, which is required for the essential hypusination modification of translation factor eIF-5A; also involved in pantothenic acid biosynthesis; GO_component: GO:0005737 - cytoplasm [Evidence IDA] [PMID 11914276]; GO_function: GO:0052904 - N1-acetylspermidine:oxygen oxidoreductase (3-acetamidopropanal-forming) activity [Evidence IEA]; GO_function: GO:0052903 - N1-acetylspermine:oxygen oxidoreductase (3-acetamidopropanal-forming) activity [Evidence IEA]; GO_function: GO:0016491 - oxidoreductase activity [Evidence IEA,IEA]; GO_function: GO:0046592 - polyamine oxidase activity [Evidence IMP] [PMID 11154694]; GO_function: GO:0046592 - polyamine oxidase activity [Evidence IDA] [PMID 21067138]; GO_function: GO:0052902 - spermidine:oxygen oxidoreductase (3-aminopropanal-forming) activity [Evidence IEA]; GO_function: GO:0052901 - spermine:oxygen oxidoreductase (spermidine-forming) activity [Evidence IEA]; GO_process: GO:0055114 - oxidation-reduction process [Evidence IEA,IEA]; GO_process: GO:0015940 - pantothenate biosynthetic process [Evidence IMP] [PMID 11154694]; GO_process: GO:0006598 - polyamine catabolic process [Evidence IGI,IMP] [PMID 12586697]), whose amino-acid sequence is MSDLMESGGDDEGSESNSSSGGGVSSNVNRSDKSQSYNDNVERTASQPMGVPSSGNKRSLSMSSYGSSYSNHHRNNIEMSPSIDELCDTAASSLSSLSLNGPPGPGANRVIVIGAGISGLRAASVLKRHGVDVVILEARHDRIGGRMFTSRQPGKPPREIGAAWMHETVQNKLVSLISKLGINYYYDDGAPLYYTPWGPASSQFKAKKVCEEWVDYAEWLYTTNPDTPDRPAQEFIREYVRDHELLSKEERRWAPQALREVELWISINSDIASSKHLSYYVQERNLYVTGGYDTIVNYYSKPLLRDGQILLGVEVQDVNTEDDGKVTVSAIQNGQTFRFDADAVIVTVPLGVLKERMISFTPPMPQTFDEALDRYSYGALGKIFFEFDDVFWPKERDQIVFYPSPDDMLNKEHPVLNNAFVINNLYVVAGGLKELCIQTADPLTRELEAMTDEEIYSFFEPLFKVIRTEPYKDLPNLVSLEITQWTKDKYAGFGTYSAAKVGDEPDLFMDFLDQNHDSRIQFAGEHCSMLGNGCVHGAFGSGEIAAKNLLSQFHISYDGDNSVASSP